The following proteins are encoded in a genomic region of Bernardetia sp. MNP-M8:
- a CDS encoding SpoIIE family protein phosphatase: MKYLFFTLFLFFAYLNCFSQKDIGSPFITSFSPKIYEGDPQIWSIQQGNNGIMYFSGEQIHAYDGVSWQAITIPNAVVIRSLAKDDKGRIYAGTKDNFGYLQASDSVGDMHFVSLSQQLPDSLKNFGDTWEIYTDHQLIYFHTSSGIFRFDWQTQKFAYWEIIDTKLRGITYDGYLYFVQRGQGLVRIKEEGQDPELIANTEVLKNNPLTGVVILDEDNLLFVTQRSNIFTFSLKEQKLTPFLDGNTQIAIEIKSGEFTLPYHLSKLKDGTFFLSTIFKGGYLFDSQGKIIQHIDKTNGLTTATVPFSYQDRSGNLWLATDNGIVKTEFETPFRFWESTESKYEGTILALQEFNDKMYIGTPEGLYSLNTQTNRFQKIKGIDEFCWDIQVMDIGGVSQLYAISQYDFFQIKDSVAIKLSASNSANSIHIFDGNKFILAGKEDISLAEFDENGKVNFINRQTIKDVEFRTIAKYKDKFWFGTLEEGLYYVPFNKDSLLLSQLTKVDTSQGLPLMANNKVFYYTDGFVITTTNGIYKWNEKSKKVEPHPVFTNASKENYQVLRFASTQKNEIYLLESNENYLASKINLEDGKAIKTEQPFLRVPSIIAQVIFIDHQNTVWVGGSEGLYRFYPQKSKQYDYTKIPTPLIRSVILGEDSVFFAGNYVDTDGKLLLSQPKEQQPQFEYEQNSMTFSFALPNFQERNTFSYQLEGYDKTFSNWTKETKKSYTNLPEGKYIFKVKAKNIYQIESEITSYSFTILSPWYRSWWAYILYVGLASLAIWGFVWINTTRLKKANQKLESTVKERTSKLVESNQEVLQQNAQLNQQKEEIEAQSENLKTLNLDLESQKIEVEKAYKNVQLLSEIGQEITAILDLEEIIQAVYQNVNALMPADGFGIGVFDTSQDRISFSGFMEKGQKLPYHFNTLDEKTFAVRCFVNSEEIIINDVESEKVNYPEYILDATEGENPLSFVYLPIQLENKQLGVITVQSFKENAYSEREITFLRSLASYVSIALDNSSAYQLINEKNQKITDSIRYAQTIQHAILPSEKKIEKPFRLSNEDYQIIFRPKDIVSGDFYWTSQTTDYFFVAVVDCTGHGVPGAFMSMIGNTLLTEIVEIQKIYEPSLILDKFNEQFVEALRQDENANSDGMDVCLCRVNFNNKKTEIVFAGAKRPLFYTDYNKNQENKIQRLQGTRKSVGGKQRNQNNFEQHILLLNKKSRIYLSTDGLVDQNNTQGEKIGTSKLIYLIEQSSHLSIKEQIKEVENELVKHQQNAEQRDDITFIGIEV; the protein is encoded by the coding sequence ATGAAATATCTGTTTTTTACTCTATTTCTGTTTTTTGCTTATCTCAATTGTTTTTCACAAAAAGATATAGGATCTCCTTTTATTACATCATTTTCTCCCAAAATATATGAAGGAGACCCTCAGATATGGTCTATTCAACAAGGTAATAATGGCATTATGTATTTTTCAGGTGAACAAATACACGCATATGATGGAGTATCATGGCAAGCAATTACAATTCCTAATGCAGTAGTTATTCGTTCTTTAGCAAAGGATGATAAAGGACGGATTTATGCAGGTACAAAAGATAATTTTGGCTATTTACAAGCATCAGATTCAGTAGGTGATATGCACTTTGTGAGTTTATCCCAACAGTTACCTGACTCTTTGAAGAACTTTGGAGATACTTGGGAAATCTACACAGATCATCAACTTATTTATTTTCATACCTCTTCAGGAATATTTAGATTTGATTGGCAAACACAAAAATTTGCGTACTGGGAAATTATCGACACTAAACTTAGAGGGATTACCTATGATGGATATTTATATTTTGTACAAAGGGGACAAGGATTAGTACGCATAAAAGAAGAGGGGCAAGATCCAGAACTTATTGCTAATACTGAAGTTCTCAAAAATAATCCATTGACAGGAGTTGTTATTTTAGATGAAGATAACCTTCTTTTTGTTACACAGCGAAGCAATATTTTTACTTTTTCTCTAAAAGAACAAAAACTCACTCCATTCTTAGATGGCAATACTCAAATAGCCATTGAAATAAAAAGTGGAGAATTTACACTTCCTTATCACCTTAGTAAACTCAAAGATGGAACTTTTTTTCTATCTACTATTTTTAAAGGTGGTTATTTGTTTGATTCTCAAGGCAAAATTATTCAGCATATTGATAAAACAAATGGACTTACTACGGCTACTGTTCCTTTTTCTTATCAAGATAGAAGTGGAAACTTATGGTTGGCTACTGATAATGGTATTGTGAAAACGGAGTTTGAAACACCTTTTAGATTTTGGGAAAGTACAGAAAGTAAGTATGAGGGAACAATACTTGCCTTACAGGAATTTAATGATAAAATGTATATTGGTACTCCAGAAGGACTTTATAGTTTAAATACTCAAACTAATAGATTTCAAAAAATAAAAGGAATAGACGAGTTTTGTTGGGATATTCAAGTTATGGATATTGGTGGTGTAAGCCAACTTTATGCTATTTCCCAATATGATTTTTTTCAAATTAAAGATTCGGTGGCTATAAAATTATCAGCTTCTAATTCAGCTAATTCAATTCATATTTTTGATGGAAATAAATTTATTTTAGCAGGAAAGGAAGACATTTCGTTAGCAGAGTTTGATGAAAATGGAAAGGTAAATTTTATCAATAGACAAACTATAAAAGATGTTGAGTTTAGAACAATAGCTAAATATAAAGATAAATTTTGGTTTGGAACTCTTGAAGAAGGTCTTTATTACGTTCCTTTTAATAAAGATTCATTACTTCTTTCTCAACTTACAAAGGTTGATACTTCTCAAGGATTGCCCTTGATGGCAAACAATAAAGTTTTTTATTATACTGATGGTTTTGTTATAACAACAACCAATGGAATATATAAATGGAATGAAAAAAGTAAGAAAGTAGAGCCACATCCTGTTTTTACAAATGCTTCAAAAGAAAATTACCAAGTTTTACGATTTGCTTCTACTCAGAAAAATGAAATATACCTCTTAGAAAGCAATGAAAATTATTTAGCCAGTAAAATAAATTTAGAGGATGGAAAAGCAATAAAAACAGAGCAACCTTTTTTACGTGTTCCTTCTATAATTGCACAAGTTATTTTTATAGATCATCAAAATACAGTGTGGGTGGGAGGAAGTGAAGGTTTATATCGCTTTTATCCTCAAAAATCCAAACAATATGACTATACTAAAATACCAACTCCTTTAATAAGAAGCGTGATTTTGGGAGAAGATTCTGTGTTTTTTGCTGGAAATTATGTTGATACAGATGGCAAATTACTTCTTTCACAACCAAAAGAACAACAACCCCAATTTGAATATGAACAAAATTCAATGACTTTTAGCTTTGCGCTTCCTAATTTTCAAGAGAGAAATACATTTAGTTACCAATTAGAAGGATATGATAAAACATTCTCTAATTGGACAAAAGAAACAAAGAAATCATATACCAATCTTCCAGAGGGAAAATACATATTTAAAGTAAAAGCCAAAAATATATATCAAATAGAAAGTGAAATAACTAGTTATTCGTTTACTATACTTTCTCCTTGGTACAGAAGCTGGTGGGCATATATTTTATATGTAGGGTTGGCAAGTTTAGCTATTTGGGGATTTGTTTGGATAAATACAACACGTCTTAAAAAAGCAAATCAGAAACTGGAGAGTACGGTTAAAGAGCGTACTAGCAAACTAGTAGAAAGTAATCAAGAAGTTTTGCAGCAAAATGCACAACTCAATCAACAAAAGGAAGAAATAGAAGCGCAAAGTGAAAATCTAAAAACATTGAATTTGGATTTAGAATCACAAAAAATAGAAGTTGAAAAAGCATATAAAAATGTACAACTCTTATCGGAAATAGGACAAGAAATAACAGCTATTTTGGATCTTGAAGAAATTATCCAAGCAGTTTATCAGAATGTAAATGCATTAATGCCTGCTGATGGTTTTGGTATTGGTGTTTTTGATACATCTCAAGATCGCATTAGTTTTTCAGGTTTTATGGAAAAAGGACAAAAATTACCCTATCATTTTAATACTTTAGACGAAAAAACTTTTGCTGTTCGATGTTTCGTTAATTCAGAAGAAATAATTATTAATGATGTAGAAAGTGAAAAAGTAAATTATCCTGAGTATATTTTAGATGCTACTGAGGGTGAAAATCCACTTTCTTTTGTCTATTTGCCTATACAATTGGAAAATAAACAATTGGGAGTAATTACAGTACAATCGTTTAAGGAAAATGCCTACTCAGAGCGTGAAATTACATTTTTGCGCTCTTTAGCTTCTTATGTTTCGATTGCTTTAGATAACTCCTCTGCTTATCAACTTATTAATGAAAAAAATCAAAAAATTACTGATTCAATCCGATATGCCCAAACTATTCAGCACGCTATTTTACCAAGTGAGAAAAAAATAGAAAAACCATTTCGTCTTTCAAATGAGGATTATCAAATTATTTTCAGACCAAAAGATATTGTAAGTGGAGACTTTTATTGGACAAGTCAAACTACAGATTATTTCTTTGTTGCTGTTGTTGATTGTACAGGACATGGCGTACCAGGTGCATTTATGTCTATGATAGGAAATACACTTTTGACAGAAATTGTAGAAATACAAAAAATCTATGAGCCTTCCCTTATTTTAGACAAATTCAATGAGCAATTTGTAGAAGCATTGCGTCAGGATGAAAATGCCAATAGTGATGGAATGGATGTTTGTTTGTGTAGAGTAAATTTTAATAATAAAAAGACAGAAATTGTGTTTGCAGGTGCAAAACGGCCCTTATTTTATACAGATTATAATAAAAATCAAGAAAATAAAATACAACGTTTGCAGGGCACACGCAAATCAGTAGGAGGAAAACAACGCAACCAAAATAATTTTGAACAGCATATTTTATTACTAAATAAAAAATCAAGAATTTATCTAAGTACAGATGGATTAGTTGACCAAAATAATACACAAGGAGAGAAAATAGGCACTTCAAAACTTATCTATTTGATAGAACAATCATCACACTTGTCTATTAAAGAGCAAATAAAAGAGGTAGAAAATGAACTAGTAAAACATCAACAAAATGCAGAACAACGTGATGATATTACTTTTATAGGAATAGAAGTGTAA
- a CDS encoding polyamine aminopropyltransferase — MEKTTSFTPPASHNPNVSEKDKKRSAQVPILLSSIFIIAVCGILYELLISSISTYFLGSSILHFSITIGLFLSAMGLGSFLSRYVYRNLLDWFVVIETILGLVGGCSTLILYFSYTVLDNYYAVALIIIVFLGAFVGLEIPIVTRLLKQHDNLKDTISNVLAFDYLGSLVASVAFPILLLPYLGLMRTAFFIGIINLLIAIFNAWVFRAELKQAAAKLAFSAISMAVLLIGFIYSFQISDFFEQMMYQDEIIYSDQTPYQRIVVTKYKKNTQLFINGNLQFSTLDEYRYHETLVHVPALMTGHLQNVLILGGGDGLAVRELLKYDEIESIDLVDLDKAITNLAKHNRIFREVNQNSLSNPKVKIHNVDAFKFVEESEKQYSLIIVDLPDPHEASLGKLYSVEFYRLAKKILSRDGVLITQSTSPYFAPKPFWCIQKTMQEAFPSALPLNVYVPAFGMWGFSMGINNPKFNQNDSTTIGLPSQNQLDKIYTSLTQKMEKRKLDLKYLAPEVLPKLFVFDKDMFLGIDIEENGEGDSIKVNRLDNQILIQYYEQSWKRWE, encoded by the coding sequence GTGGAAAAAACTACTTCTTTTACACCTCCAGCTTCTCATAATCCAAATGTTTCTGAAAAAGATAAAAAACGCTCTGCACAAGTTCCGATTTTACTTTCTTCAATTTTTATAATTGCTGTTTGTGGCATTTTGTATGAACTTCTAATAAGCAGTATTTCGACCTATTTTTTGGGAAGTAGTATTCTTCACTTTTCGATTACGATTGGGCTTTTTCTTTCTGCTATGGGTTTAGGCTCATTTTTGAGTAGATATGTTTATCGAAACCTGTTAGATTGGTTTGTAGTTATCGAAACTATTCTTGGTCTTGTTGGAGGATGTTCTACACTAATTTTATATTTTAGTTATACAGTTTTAGATAATTATTATGCTGTTGCACTTATTATTATTGTTTTTTTGGGAGCTTTTGTAGGTTTAGAAATCCCGATTGTTACACGTCTCTTAAAGCAACACGATAACTTAAAAGATACTATTTCCAATGTTTTGGCCTTTGATTACTTGGGTTCTTTGGTGGCTTCTGTTGCTTTTCCAATTTTACTTTTGCCTTATTTGGGACTGATGCGAACGGCTTTTTTTATTGGAATAATAAATCTTTTAATTGCCATTTTTAATGCTTGGGTTTTTAGAGCAGAGCTAAAACAAGCTGCTGCAAAACTTGCTTTTTCAGCAATTTCAATGGCTGTTTTATTAATTGGTTTTATTTATTCGTTTCAAATAAGTGATTTTTTTGAGCAAATGATGTATCAAGATGAAATTATTTATTCTGACCAAACACCTTATCAGCGCATTGTAGTAACTAAATACAAGAAAAATACACAACTTTTCATTAATGGAAACTTACAGTTTTCTACTTTAGACGAATATCGTTATCACGAAACACTTGTACATGTTCCTGCACTTATGACAGGACATTTACAAAACGTTTTGATATTGGGAGGTGGCGACGGTTTGGCTGTTCGTGAGCTTCTAAAATATGATGAAATTGAAAGCATTGACTTAGTGGATTTAGATAAAGCAATTACAAATTTAGCAAAGCACAACCGAATATTTAGAGAAGTAAATCAAAACTCACTCTCAAATCCGAAAGTGAAGATTCATAATGTAGATGCCTTTAAGTTTGTAGAAGAATCTGAAAAACAGTATTCATTGATTATTGTCGATTTGCCAGACCCTCATGAGGCTTCTTTGGGCAAACTCTATTCAGTAGAATTTTATCGTTTGGCTAAGAAAATTTTGTCAAGAGATGGTGTTCTGATTACTCAATCTACTTCACCTTATTTTGCGCCAAAGCCGTTTTGGTGTATTCAAAAAACAATGCAAGAAGCCTTTCCTTCTGCATTGCCTCTCAATGTGTATGTTCCTGCTTTCGGAATGTGGGGATTTAGTATGGGAATAAATAATCCAAAGTTCAACCAAAATGACAGTACAACTATTGGATTGCCTTCTCAAAATCAGTTAGACAAAATTTATACATCACTTACTCAAAAAATGGAAAAACGAAAGCTAGATTTGAAATACCTAGCTCCCGAAGTTTTGCCTAAACTTTTTGTTTTCGATAAAGATATGTTTTTAGGAATAGATATTGAAGAAAATGGAGAAGGCGATTCGATAAAAGTAAATCGCCTAGACAACCAAATTTTGATTCAATATTATGAGCAAAGTTGGAAAAGATGGGAATAA